Proteins from a single region of Hermetia illucens chromosome 3, iHerIll2.2.curated.20191125, whole genome shotgun sequence:
- the LOC119651194 gene encoding uncharacterized protein LOC119651194, producing the protein MKVLALVLAAVALCSAAPREEGPGCRAPNGGGLVPVLEEFIDMVPLDQILEILLTAITSDPEVQTVMEYLSGEEFHGILLSIKNDPEFDGLIAFCCQELYLDAAYYINFLLGILGFPEIRSDRAYRAGGLNGMLDEILALIPLDALEALLNEKLATDYYLQLAFKKINSDEFGAVIERLQSNVAYVDMKDRLRGLGVDVDGIIDFINKIFQR; encoded by the exons ATGAAGGTCCTTGCTTTGGTCTTAGCAGCTGTAGCCCTTTGCTCCGCCGCCC CTCGTGAAGAGGGTCCAGGATGCCGTGCCCCAAATGGTGGTGGTCTTGTTCCAGTCCTCGAAGAATTCATTGATATGGTCCCACTTGACCAAATCTTGGAAATTCTTTTGACCGCCATCACCTCTGATCCAGAAGTCCAAACCGTGATGGAGTACCTCTCAGGAGAAGAATTCCACGGAATCCTTCTCAGTATCAAGAACGATCCTGAATTCGATGGTTTGATTGCCTTCTGTTGTCAAGAATTGTACCTCGATGCTGCCTACTACATCAACTTCCTCCTCGGTATCCTCGGATTCCCTGAAATCCGTTCAGACCGTGCCTACCGTGCTGGTGGATTGAACGGCATGTTGGACGAAATCCTCGCCCTTATTCCACTCGATGCTTTGGAAGCCCTCCTTAATGAGAAATTGGCCACAGACTACTACCTCCAATTGGCCTTCAAGAAGATCAACTCTGATGAATTCGGTGCCGTCATTGAACGTCTCCAATCCAACGTTGCCTACGTCGACATGAAGGATCGTCTACGTGGTTTGGGAGTTGATGTTGATGGAATTATTGACTTCATTAACAAGATCTTCCAACGTTGA